A single Eubalaena glacialis isolate mEubGla1 chromosome 18, mEubGla1.1.hap2.+ XY, whole genome shotgun sequence DNA region contains:
- the SCAF1 gene encoding splicing factor, arginine/serine-rich 19 isoform X2, whose amino-acid sequence MEEEDESRGKTEESGEDRGDGPPDRDPSLSPSAFILRAIQQAVGSSLQGDLPNDKDGSRCHGLRWRRCRSPRSEPRSQESGGTDTASVLDVAADGLLAGLVSILDPPDTWVPSHLDLRPGDEDMLELVAEVRIGDRDPVPLPVPSLLPRVRAWRTGKTVSPQSHSSRPTCARHLLTLGTGDGGPAPPPAPSSASSSPSPSPSSSSPSPPPPPPPPAPPAPPAPRFDIYDPFHPTDEAYSPPPAPEQKYDPFEPTGSNPSSSAGTPSPEEEEEEEEEEEEEEEEEEGLSQSISRISETLAGIYDDNSLSQDFPGDESPGPDPQPLQPTPAPGTPPQADSTRADGATRRRVFVVGTEAEACREGKVSVEVVTAGGAALPPPLLPPGDSEIEEGEIVQPEEEPRMALSLFRAGGRAARPPPAAPAPPAAQPPPPPPAPRAPEGDDFLSLHAESDGEGALQVDLGEPAPAPPTADARWGGLDLRRKILTQRRERYRQRSPSPAAAPASAAPTGPPTRKKSRRERKRSGGEAKEAASSSSGAQPAPPAPASPWDSKKHRSRDRKPGSHASSSARRRSRSRSARRRSRSTDRRRGGSRRSRSREKRRRRRRSNSPPPATSSSSSSRRERHRGKHRDGGGSKKKKKRSRSRGEKRSGDSEKGPAPAQPPSGSTSLGGERDSRRRGAVPPSIQDLTDHDLFAIKRTITVGRLDKPDPRGSSPAPASSPKREVLYDSEGLSAEERGGKSSEKDRRRSGAASSSSSSREKGSRRKALDGGDRDRDRDRERDRDRSSKKARPPKELAPSSGPPPKPPVSSGSGSSSSSSSSSSRKVKLQSKVAVLIREGVSSTTPAKEATSAGLGSIGVKFSRDRESRSPFLKPDERAPTEVAKAAQGSTKPKKTKVKAKAGAKKAKGTKGKTKPSKTRKKIRSGGGSSGGSSGPVTLKKSKADSCSQAAGAKGAEETSWSGEERAAKAPSTPPPKAAPPPPALTPDSQTVDSSCKTPEVSFLPEEATEEAGVRGGAEEEEEEEEEEEEEEEEQQPATTTATSTAAAAPSTAPSAGSTAGDSGAEDGPAPRVSQLPTLPPPMPWSLPAGVDCTTSGVLALTALLFKMEEANLASRAKAQELIQATNQILSHRKPPSSLGVTPAPVPTSLGLPPGPSSYLLPGSLPLGGCGSTPPTPTGLAAASDKREGSSSSEGRGDTDKYLKKLHTQERAVEEVKLAIKPYYQKKDITKEEYKDILRKAVHKICHSKSGEINPVKVSNLVRAYVQRYRYFRKHGRKPGDPPGPPRPPKEPGPPDKGGPGLPLPPL is encoded by the exons ATGGAGGAAGAAGATGAGTCTCGAGGGAAGACAGAGGAGTCAGGCGAGGATCGGGGTGACGGTCCGCCAGACAGAGACCCTTCGCTTTCTCCTTCTGCTTTTATCTTG CGGGCCATTCAGCAGGCTGTGGGAAGTTCCCTGCAGGGGGACCTGCCAAATGATAAAG ATGGTTCTCGGTGTCATGGCCTTCGATGGAGGCGCTGTCGGAGCCCACGTTCAGAGCCCCGTTCCCAGGAATCAGGGGGGACTGACACGGCTTCT GTGTTGGACGTGGCTGCCGATGGCCTCCTCGCGGGGCTGGTGAGCATCCTGGATCCCCCAGATACCTGGGTTCCCAGCCACCTGGACCTGCGGCCTGGCGA CGAGGACATGCTGGAGCTGGTGGCCGAGGTCCGAATTGGGGACAGGGATCCAGTCCCTCTTCCCGTACCCAGCCTGCTGCCCCGTGTCAGGGCCTGGAGGACGGGCAAAACGG TTTCTCCACAGTCTCACTCTTCTCGACCCACCTGTGCCCGCCACCTCCTCACCTTGGGCACTGGAGACGGGGGCCCTGCtccgccccctgccccctcctctgcctcctcttcgccttccccttccccctcatcatcctccccttccccgcctccccctccaccacccccggcCCCCCCGGCCCCTCCTGCACCCCGGTTTGATATCTATGACCCCTTCCACCCCACCGACGAGGCCTATTCCCCACCACCTGCTCCAGAGCAGAAGTACGACCCCTTCGAGCCCACTGGCTCCAACCCCAGCTCATCGGCGGGGACCCCCTcacctgaggaggaggaggaggaggaggaggaggaggaagaggaagaagaggaggaggaaggcctGTCCCAGAGCATCAGCCGCATCTCAGAGACCCTGGCGGGCATCTACGACGACAACAGCCTGAGCCAGGACTTCCCAGGTGACGAGAGCCCGGGCCCGGACCCCCAGCCCCTGCAGCCGACTCCAGCCCCTGGCACACCGCCCCAGGCCGACTCCACCCGGGCCGACGGAGCCACCCGCCGGCGCGTCTTTGTGGTGGGGACCGAGGCGGAGGCCTGTCGGGAAGGCAAGGTCTCCGTGGAGGTGGTGACGGCCGGTGGCGCCGCCCTCCCGCCCCCTCTGCTGCCACCAGGCGACTCAGAGATTGAGGAGGGCGAGATTGTCCAGCCTGAGGAGGAGCCCAGGATGGCGCTCTCCCTCTTCCGGGCCGGCGGCCGGGCCGCACGACCCCCTCCGGCGGCCCCAGCCCCCCCTGcggcccagcccccacccccgccgcccgccccccgGGCCCCCGAGGGGGATGACTTTTTGTCTCTGCACGCGGAGTCCGACGGCGAGGGCGCCCTGCAGGTGGACCTGGGGGAgccggcccccgccccgcccaccgcAGACGCGCGCTGGGGCGGCCTGGACCTGCGCCGCAAGATCCTGACCCAGCGGCGCGAGCGCTACCGGCAGCGCTCGCCCTCCCCGGCCGCCGCCCCCGCCTCCGCTGCCCCCACTGGCCCGCCCACCCGCAAGAAGTCGAGGCGGGAGCGCAAGAGGAGCGGCGGCGAGGCCAAGGAGGCCGCCTCGTCCTCCTCCGGCGCGCAGCCCGCCCCGCCGGCCCCGGCCTCCCCCTGGGACTCCAAGAAGCACCGCTCCCGGGACCGCAAGCCGGGTTCCCACGCCTCGTCGTCCGCCCGCCGCCGCTCGCGGTCCCGCTCCGCCCGCCGCCGCTCGCGGAGCACCGACCGGCGCCGCGGGGGCAGCCGCAGGTCCCGGTCCCGGGAGaaaaggcggcggcggcggcgctcgAACTCCCCGCCCCCGGCCACCTCGTCGTCGTCGTCTTCCAGGCGCGAGCGGCACCGCGGCAAGCACCGGGATGGCGGCGGcagcaagaagaagaagaagcggTCGCGGTCCCGGGGCGAGAAGCGGTCTGGGGACAGTGAGAAGGGCCCTGCCCCGGCCCAGCCGCCCTCCGGCTCCACCTCCTTGGGCGGAGAGCGCGACAGCCGCCGCCGGGGGGCCGTGCCGCCCTCCATCCAGGACCTCACGGACCACGATCTCTTTGCCATCAAGCGGACCATCACCGTGGGCCGGCTGGACAAGCCTGACCCCCGCGGCTCCTCACCGGCTCCGGCCTCATCGCCCAAGCGCGAGGTCCTATACGACTCCGAGGGACTGAGCGCCGAGGAGCGGGGAGGCAAGAGCAGTGAGAAGGACCGGCGCCGCTCTGgggctgcctcctcctcctcttcctcccggGAGAAGGGATCGCGGCGGAAGGCACTGGACGGGGGGGATCGGGACCGggacagggacagagagagggacagagacaggTCATCCAAGAAGGCCCGGCCCCCCAAGGAGTTGGCGCCCTCCTCAGGGCCCCCGCCAAAGCCACCTGTCAGCAGCGGCTCAGGCTCCTCGTCCTCGTCGTCCTCCTCATCCTCCCGGAAGGTGAAGCTACAGTCCAAGGTGGCCGTGCTCATCCGAGAGGGTGTCAGCAGCACTACACCAGCCAAGGAGGCCACGTCTGCTGGCCTGGGCTCTATTGGAGTCAAGTTCAGCCGAGACCGAGAGAGCCGCTCCCCCTTCCTCAAGCCGGATGAGCGGGCCCCTACTGAGGTGGCCAAAGCAGCTCAGGGCAGCACCAAGCCCAAAAAGACCAAGGTCAAGGCCAAGGCTGGGGCCAAGAAAGCCAAGGGGACCAAGGGAAAGACCAAGCCATCCAAGACCAGGAAAAAGATCCGCAGCGGTGGGGGCAGCAGCGGGGGCAGCAGTGGCCCTGTGACACTGAAGAAGTCCAAGGCGGATAGCTGCAGCCAGGCGGCGGGAGCCAAAGGGGCCGAGGAGACTTCCTGGTCCGGGGAAGAGCGGGCAGCGAAGGCCCCtagcaccccaccccccaaggcGGCCCCTCCACCCCCTGCTCTCACGCCCGACTCACAGACTGTGGATAGCAGCTGCAAGACACCTGAGGTCTCTTTCCTGCCAGAAGAGGCCACTGAGGAGGCTGGAGTCCGAGGTGgggcggaggaggaggaagaggaagaagaggaggaggaggaggaggaggaggagcagcagCCGGCCACCACCACGGCCACCAGCACGGCTGCTGCCGCTCCCAGCACCGCCCCTAGTGCGGGGTCCACGGCTGGTGACTCGGGGGCGGAGGATGGGCCAGCCCCCCGTGTCTCCCAGCTGCCCACACTGCCCCCAcccatgccctggagcctgcccGCTGGTGTAGACTGCACTACCAGCGGTGTCCTGGCCT TGACTGCACTTCTCTTCAAGATGGAAGAAGCCAATCTGGCAAGCCGAGCAAAGGCCCAGGAGCTGATCCAGGCCACCAACCAG ATCCTCAGCCACAGGAAGCCCCCCTCAAGTCTGGGGGTGACGCCAGCTCCTGTGCCCACCTCTCTGGGTCTGCCCCCTGGCCCCTCCAGCTACCTGCTCCCTGGCAGCCTCCCCCTGGGGGGCTGTGGCTCTACCCCTCCCACGCCCACTGGGCTGGCTGCAGCGTCTGACAAGAGAGAGGGCAGCAGCAGCTCCGAGGGACGTGGTGACACAGACAAG TATCTGAAGAAGCTGCACACGCAGGAGCGGGCAGTAGAGGAGGTGAAGCTGGCCATCAAGCCGTATTATCAGAAGAAGGACATCACCAAGGAGGAGTACAAGGACATCCTGAGGAAGGCCGTCCACAAG ATCTGCCACAGCAAAAGTGGGGAGATCAACCCGGTGAAGGTGAGCAACCTGGTGCGCGCCTACGTCCAACGCTACCGCTACTTCCGCAAGCACGGCCGCAAGCCGGGGGACCCCCCGGGGCCCCCACGGCCGCCCAAGGAGCCGGGACCCCCTGATAAGGGCGGCCCgggcctgcccctgccccctctctga
- the SCAF1 gene encoding splicing factor, arginine/serine-rich 19 isoform X1 produces the protein MEEEDESRGKTEESGEDRGDGPPDRDPSLSPSAFILRAIQQAVGSSLQGDLPNDKDGSRCHGLRWRRCRSPRSEPRSQESGGTDTASVLDVAADGLLAGLVSILDPPDTWVPSHLDLRPGESEDMLELVAEVRIGDRDPVPLPVPSLLPRVRAWRTGKTVSPQSHSSRPTCARHLLTLGTGDGGPAPPPAPSSASSSPSPSPSSSSPSPPPPPPPPAPPAPPAPRFDIYDPFHPTDEAYSPPPAPEQKYDPFEPTGSNPSSSAGTPSPEEEEEEEEEEEEEEEEEEGLSQSISRISETLAGIYDDNSLSQDFPGDESPGPDPQPLQPTPAPGTPPQADSTRADGATRRRVFVVGTEAEACREGKVSVEVVTAGGAALPPPLLPPGDSEIEEGEIVQPEEEPRMALSLFRAGGRAARPPPAAPAPPAAQPPPPPPAPRAPEGDDFLSLHAESDGEGALQVDLGEPAPAPPTADARWGGLDLRRKILTQRRERYRQRSPSPAAAPASAAPTGPPTRKKSRRERKRSGGEAKEAASSSSGAQPAPPAPASPWDSKKHRSRDRKPGSHASSSARRRSRSRSARRRSRSTDRRRGGSRRSRSREKRRRRRRSNSPPPATSSSSSSRRERHRGKHRDGGGSKKKKKRSRSRGEKRSGDSEKGPAPAQPPSGSTSLGGERDSRRRGAVPPSIQDLTDHDLFAIKRTITVGRLDKPDPRGSSPAPASSPKREVLYDSEGLSAEERGGKSSEKDRRRSGAASSSSSSREKGSRRKALDGGDRDRDRDRERDRDRSSKKARPPKELAPSSGPPPKPPVSSGSGSSSSSSSSSSRKVKLQSKVAVLIREGVSSTTPAKEATSAGLGSIGVKFSRDRESRSPFLKPDERAPTEVAKAAQGSTKPKKTKVKAKAGAKKAKGTKGKTKPSKTRKKIRSGGGSSGGSSGPVTLKKSKADSCSQAAGAKGAEETSWSGEERAAKAPSTPPPKAAPPPPALTPDSQTVDSSCKTPEVSFLPEEATEEAGVRGGAEEEEEEEEEEEEEEEEQQPATTTATSTAAAAPSTAPSAGSTAGDSGAEDGPAPRVSQLPTLPPPMPWSLPAGVDCTTSGVLALTALLFKMEEANLASRAKAQELIQATNQILSHRKPPSSLGVTPAPVPTSLGLPPGPSSYLLPGSLPLGGCGSTPPTPTGLAAASDKREGSSSSEGRGDTDKYLKKLHTQERAVEEVKLAIKPYYQKKDITKEEYKDILRKAVHKICHSKSGEINPVKVSNLVRAYVQRYRYFRKHGRKPGDPPGPPRPPKEPGPPDKGGPGLPLPPL, from the exons ATGGAGGAAGAAGATGAGTCTCGAGGGAAGACAGAGGAGTCAGGCGAGGATCGGGGTGACGGTCCGCCAGACAGAGACCCTTCGCTTTCTCCTTCTGCTTTTATCTTG CGGGCCATTCAGCAGGCTGTGGGAAGTTCCCTGCAGGGGGACCTGCCAAATGATAAAG ATGGTTCTCGGTGTCATGGCCTTCGATGGAGGCGCTGTCGGAGCCCACGTTCAGAGCCCCGTTCCCAGGAATCAGGGGGGACTGACACGGCTTCT GTGTTGGACGTGGCTGCCGATGGCCTCCTCGCGGGGCTGGTGAGCATCCTGGATCCCCCAGATACCTGGGTTCCCAGCCACCTGGACCTGCGGCCTGGCGA AAGCGAGGACATGCTGGAGCTGGTGGCCGAGGTCCGAATTGGGGACAGGGATCCAGTCCCTCTTCCCGTACCCAGCCTGCTGCCCCGTGTCAGGGCCTGGAGGACGGGCAAAACGG TTTCTCCACAGTCTCACTCTTCTCGACCCACCTGTGCCCGCCACCTCCTCACCTTGGGCACTGGAGACGGGGGCCCTGCtccgccccctgccccctcctctgcctcctcttcgccttccccttccccctcatcatcctccccttccccgcctccccctccaccacccccggcCCCCCCGGCCCCTCCTGCACCCCGGTTTGATATCTATGACCCCTTCCACCCCACCGACGAGGCCTATTCCCCACCACCTGCTCCAGAGCAGAAGTACGACCCCTTCGAGCCCACTGGCTCCAACCCCAGCTCATCGGCGGGGACCCCCTcacctgaggaggaggaggaggaggaggaggaggaggaagaggaagaagaggaggaggaaggcctGTCCCAGAGCATCAGCCGCATCTCAGAGACCCTGGCGGGCATCTACGACGACAACAGCCTGAGCCAGGACTTCCCAGGTGACGAGAGCCCGGGCCCGGACCCCCAGCCCCTGCAGCCGACTCCAGCCCCTGGCACACCGCCCCAGGCCGACTCCACCCGGGCCGACGGAGCCACCCGCCGGCGCGTCTTTGTGGTGGGGACCGAGGCGGAGGCCTGTCGGGAAGGCAAGGTCTCCGTGGAGGTGGTGACGGCCGGTGGCGCCGCCCTCCCGCCCCCTCTGCTGCCACCAGGCGACTCAGAGATTGAGGAGGGCGAGATTGTCCAGCCTGAGGAGGAGCCCAGGATGGCGCTCTCCCTCTTCCGGGCCGGCGGCCGGGCCGCACGACCCCCTCCGGCGGCCCCAGCCCCCCCTGcggcccagcccccacccccgccgcccgccccccgGGCCCCCGAGGGGGATGACTTTTTGTCTCTGCACGCGGAGTCCGACGGCGAGGGCGCCCTGCAGGTGGACCTGGGGGAgccggcccccgccccgcccaccgcAGACGCGCGCTGGGGCGGCCTGGACCTGCGCCGCAAGATCCTGACCCAGCGGCGCGAGCGCTACCGGCAGCGCTCGCCCTCCCCGGCCGCCGCCCCCGCCTCCGCTGCCCCCACTGGCCCGCCCACCCGCAAGAAGTCGAGGCGGGAGCGCAAGAGGAGCGGCGGCGAGGCCAAGGAGGCCGCCTCGTCCTCCTCCGGCGCGCAGCCCGCCCCGCCGGCCCCGGCCTCCCCCTGGGACTCCAAGAAGCACCGCTCCCGGGACCGCAAGCCGGGTTCCCACGCCTCGTCGTCCGCCCGCCGCCGCTCGCGGTCCCGCTCCGCCCGCCGCCGCTCGCGGAGCACCGACCGGCGCCGCGGGGGCAGCCGCAGGTCCCGGTCCCGGGAGaaaaggcggcggcggcggcgctcgAACTCCCCGCCCCCGGCCACCTCGTCGTCGTCGTCTTCCAGGCGCGAGCGGCACCGCGGCAAGCACCGGGATGGCGGCGGcagcaagaagaagaagaagcggTCGCGGTCCCGGGGCGAGAAGCGGTCTGGGGACAGTGAGAAGGGCCCTGCCCCGGCCCAGCCGCCCTCCGGCTCCACCTCCTTGGGCGGAGAGCGCGACAGCCGCCGCCGGGGGGCCGTGCCGCCCTCCATCCAGGACCTCACGGACCACGATCTCTTTGCCATCAAGCGGACCATCACCGTGGGCCGGCTGGACAAGCCTGACCCCCGCGGCTCCTCACCGGCTCCGGCCTCATCGCCCAAGCGCGAGGTCCTATACGACTCCGAGGGACTGAGCGCCGAGGAGCGGGGAGGCAAGAGCAGTGAGAAGGACCGGCGCCGCTCTGgggctgcctcctcctcctcttcctcccggGAGAAGGGATCGCGGCGGAAGGCACTGGACGGGGGGGATCGGGACCGggacagggacagagagagggacagagacaggTCATCCAAGAAGGCCCGGCCCCCCAAGGAGTTGGCGCCCTCCTCAGGGCCCCCGCCAAAGCCACCTGTCAGCAGCGGCTCAGGCTCCTCGTCCTCGTCGTCCTCCTCATCCTCCCGGAAGGTGAAGCTACAGTCCAAGGTGGCCGTGCTCATCCGAGAGGGTGTCAGCAGCACTACACCAGCCAAGGAGGCCACGTCTGCTGGCCTGGGCTCTATTGGAGTCAAGTTCAGCCGAGACCGAGAGAGCCGCTCCCCCTTCCTCAAGCCGGATGAGCGGGCCCCTACTGAGGTGGCCAAAGCAGCTCAGGGCAGCACCAAGCCCAAAAAGACCAAGGTCAAGGCCAAGGCTGGGGCCAAGAAAGCCAAGGGGACCAAGGGAAAGACCAAGCCATCCAAGACCAGGAAAAAGATCCGCAGCGGTGGGGGCAGCAGCGGGGGCAGCAGTGGCCCTGTGACACTGAAGAAGTCCAAGGCGGATAGCTGCAGCCAGGCGGCGGGAGCCAAAGGGGCCGAGGAGACTTCCTGGTCCGGGGAAGAGCGGGCAGCGAAGGCCCCtagcaccccaccccccaaggcGGCCCCTCCACCCCCTGCTCTCACGCCCGACTCACAGACTGTGGATAGCAGCTGCAAGACACCTGAGGTCTCTTTCCTGCCAGAAGAGGCCACTGAGGAGGCTGGAGTCCGAGGTGgggcggaggaggaggaagaggaagaagaggaggaggaggaggaggaggaggagcagcagCCGGCCACCACCACGGCCACCAGCACGGCTGCTGCCGCTCCCAGCACCGCCCCTAGTGCGGGGTCCACGGCTGGTGACTCGGGGGCGGAGGATGGGCCAGCCCCCCGTGTCTCCCAGCTGCCCACACTGCCCCCAcccatgccctggagcctgcccGCTGGTGTAGACTGCACTACCAGCGGTGTCCTGGCCT TGACTGCACTTCTCTTCAAGATGGAAGAAGCCAATCTGGCAAGCCGAGCAAAGGCCCAGGAGCTGATCCAGGCCACCAACCAG ATCCTCAGCCACAGGAAGCCCCCCTCAAGTCTGGGGGTGACGCCAGCTCCTGTGCCCACCTCTCTGGGTCTGCCCCCTGGCCCCTCCAGCTACCTGCTCCCTGGCAGCCTCCCCCTGGGGGGCTGTGGCTCTACCCCTCCCACGCCCACTGGGCTGGCTGCAGCGTCTGACAAGAGAGAGGGCAGCAGCAGCTCCGAGGGACGTGGTGACACAGACAAG TATCTGAAGAAGCTGCACACGCAGGAGCGGGCAGTAGAGGAGGTGAAGCTGGCCATCAAGCCGTATTATCAGAAGAAGGACATCACCAAGGAGGAGTACAAGGACATCCTGAGGAAGGCCGTCCACAAG ATCTGCCACAGCAAAAGTGGGGAGATCAACCCGGTGAAGGTGAGCAACCTGGTGCGCGCCTACGTCCAACGCTACCGCTACTTCCGCAAGCACGGCCGCAAGCCGGGGGACCCCCCGGGGCCCCCACGGCCGCCCAAGGAGCCGGGACCCCCTGATAAGGGCGGCCCgggcctgcccctgccccctctctga